In the genome of Oncorhynchus mykiss isolate Arlee chromosome 18, USDA_OmykA_1.1, whole genome shotgun sequence, one region contains:
- the LOC110496975 gene encoding methyl-CpG-binding domain protein 5 isoform X1 produces the protein MNGGKDYKGGVSEGVGHTAPVQVPIGWHRKVDPTNGVLYISPSGSVLSCLDQVKSYLLTDGTCKCGLECPLILPKVFNFDPGAAVKQRTAEDVRADEDVTKLCIHKRKLLAVATLHKTMALPHPALTLTSPGGGTSSTSMAPSHSTNPRAIRNTSHQSPLPNSVVPNCKNPFKMMMAAAAGHRHFPQELGGPPQQLELYPGYPNRQQRLSSEPGPRSSYCSGYGSMLSPGGPGSQLYGPRDGSPLSPSLRSDPLGSPDGFRNNPCGFPGATSSSPIHGANRTPLSPPGMLLHGSPTGTQTSCAMAGRTSTPLSPTATAKSPVMMKKPVCNFPRSPSMDISIRPPFHLNTQPSAPHPGPPSAIPPSCTLQKKQMTSEKDPLGILDPIPSKPSISISQTNSKTNSNFHPSVHSSQVPMMNVNMNNHPPPAIVPLPSNLPLPTVKPGPVGHSHGGHMQRTQHQTSITTSMSPSPVTSPVHMSGPVLGSRMEASPQRSRSSSTSSDHGSFAMPSGPSQGPCGGMKAPPRSPRPAMPINMPSSPSSAKPDSHPLHQYKDLPSQLLVEMSNQNAINTQHNNPGMYPSATSSGPSIAAPHQAQNQKGQNHPGLLGMPLNQIVNQQNAASFPASSLLSAAAKAQLANQNKHGDNSSETGSRGGGPGRVDGNGGSSGVGHPSGPLSGIERPRSSTLNPMLPPNPTMPSTAEAAAAGGQSGRAALRDKLMAQQRDRGDPLLRKRKQQPPGPPPPNNSLNHHDSMVFNMLNKSPNMGGGPGPRLPLPSSAEQLRKVARLGGLQTNTSMAQLLQSMSNHNNHHNQHQGPVGPPGPGQMHYSDVAGVMPPGASQQQSLLAQQRMLGQGEGQGMYCRSIDSGGPHSHSPRFPGLMNQIQANSLVNCGPLGPGGQVGLGPGNMPLSHHPNTNPPPLSHPSQHLHPQHQQQHSHLHAALGRTSMSGMTLGNNDGSCGPIISEPGDPSNLVNCSMTSLQPHVINSSSGGTQVFQQRHAQQQQLHQGIQRAMQGLPPGYQGSQQPGFPENNNSSNAHPMACLFQNFQGCLPDNSISVPHSQMISQSGMTSLPESQGMLSHTQFGVSQQEMQQTQGEGLPPGMHGSDRLPSGGVESVDAIYRAVVDAASKGMHVVITTTVSGTTQSSPVPTLSTMTAFTNSVGEQVSINHNLPHSHAAVSHSGHRVAHQEGEQTPTLSQQPRPRQVRAGRPRKHSGQGKSTVSIPEGQGALPEASHQDYFRSPGHGTPRGQWEGETGYSGSLDRGHTAWGGEEFLECSTHVRSSPCMERPGSLAPAPPCPADSSPHEGHHHSLPVPSDKAFLEDGFNRFNNCNRTAVNIVNYKERLDQTVERCAHMNGGGVGPPQVQFSLRGYGVSDPLGPPRQGDLTGDDQSPSSSTSLEGPLVKEYVGHYNGHFNGGCVPSPSDTKSLSSEEDLRQPDSPSSEMLHYRPRTFNMGDLVWGQGFKGFPSWPGKLSGEEAGHNHHHGSLQLREDSKVRCLQRQVETEKLKTLSHDLEALDRATKRNRKAGKLNNHLEAAIHEAMSELDKMSGTVHQIPSRDRQVKLPKPKRRKISR, from the exons ATGAATGGAGGAAAGGACTATAAGGGAGGGGTCTCAGAGGGGGTGGGGCATACAGCCCCTGTCCAGGTCCCTATTGGCTGGCATCGCAAGGTGGATCCAACTAATGGAGTCCTCTACATCAG TCCCAGTGGCTCGGTGCTGTCCTGTCTAGACCAGGTGAAGAGCTACCTGCTCACAGACGGGACCTGCAAGTGTGGCCTGGAGTGCCCACTCATCCTCCCAAAG GTGTTTAACTTTGATCCGGGGGCTGCCGTTAAACAGAGGACGGCAGAGGACGTGAGGGCAGATGAAGACGTCACCAAGCTGTGTATCCATAAGAGAAAGCTGCTGGCTGTGGCCACTCTACACAAAACTATGGCGCTACCACACCCTGCTCTGACCCTTACCAGTCCCGGTGGAGGTACAA gtTCAACATCAATGGCCCCGTCACATTCCACGAATCCCCGAGCAATACGGAATACATCTCACCAGTCACCGCTACCCAACTCTGTGGTTCCCAACTGCAAGAACCCTTTCAAAATGATGATGGCGGCTGCAGCAGGTCACCGGCACTTTCCCCAAGAGCTAGGAGGTCCACCCCAGCAGCTGGAGCTTTACCCTGGTTATCCCAACAGACAGCAGAGACTGAGCAGTGAGCCTGGGCCCAGGTCTTCGTACTGCTCTGGCTATGGTAGCATGCTGAGTCCAGGGGGCCCCGGCTCCCAGCTCTATGGGCCCAGGGACGGGTCACCACTCTCCCCTAGCCTCAGGTCTGATCCTCTGGGGAGCCCAGATGGGTTTAGAAACAACCCCTGTGGCTTCCCTGGAGCCACCAGCTCCAGCCCCATCCACGGGGCCAACAGAACGCCTCTCTCCCCACCAGGGATGCTCCTCCACGGTTCTCCGACTGGGACCCAGACGTCCTGCGCTATGGCAGGAAGGACTAGCACACCCCTCTCCCCTACCGCCACTGCCAAAAGCCCAGTCATGATGAAGAAGCCTGTGTGTAACTTCCCCAGATCCCCCAGTATGGATATTTCCATACGACCACCGTTTCACCTCAATACACAGCCCAGCGCCCCACACCCTGGCCCCCCGTCTGCCATACCTCCCTCCTGTACCCTCCAGAAAAAGCAGATGACCTCTGAAAAGGACCCGTTAGGCATCCTAGACCCCATCCCCAGCAAGCCTAGCATCAGTATCAGCCAGACAAACTCCAAAACAAACTCCAACTTCCACCCTAGTGTCCACTCCTCTCAGGTACCAATGATGAATGTAAACATGAACAACCACCCTCCTCCCGCCATTGTCCCCTTGCCAAGCAacctccctctccccactgtcAAACCCGGCCCAGTGGGCCACAGCCATGGAGGTCACATGCAGAGGACTCAACATCAGACCTCCATAACCACCTCCATGTCCCCCTCCCCCGTCACCTCCCCAGTCCACATGTCAGGCCCTGTCCTGGGCAGCAGGATGGAGGCCTCTCCCCAGCGCTCtcgctcctcctccacctcctcggACCATGGGAGCTTTGCCATGCCCTCAGGCCCCAGTCAGGGTCCGTGTGGCGGGATGAAGGCTCCTCCTCGCTCCCCCCGGCCCGCCATGCCCATTAACATGCCCTCCAGCCCCTCCTCTGCCAAGCCTGACTCACACCCACTTCACCAGTACAAAGACCTACCCAGTCAGCTGCTGGTTGAGATGAGTAACCAGAACGCTATCAACACCCAGCACAACAACCCCGGCATGTACCCCTCTGCCACCTCCTCTGGCCCCTCCATCGCTGCTCCTCACCAGGCCCAGAACCAGAAGGGACAGAACCACCCAGGACTGTTAGGGATGCCCCTCAACCAGATCGTGAACCAGCAGAATGCTGCGTCCTTCCCCGCCAGCAGCCTACTGTCAGCAGCAGCCAAAGCACAGCTAGCAAATCAAAACAAACACGGTGACAACAGCAGTGAGACTGGCAGTAGAGGTGGAGGCCCAGGTAGGGTTGatggtaatggtggtagtagtggagttGGGCATCCCAGTGGCCCTCTCAGCGGCATAGAGAGGCCCAGAAGCAGCACTTTAAACCCCATGCTTCCCCCTAACCCCACCATGCCCTCCACTgcggaagcagcagcagcagggggcCAGAGCGGTCGGGCTGCCCTCCGGGACAAGCTCATGGcccagcagagagacagaggagacccCCTGCTCCGTAAGCGCAAGCAGCAGCCGCCAGGCCCACCACCGCCCAACAACTCCCTCAACCACCACGACAGCATGGTCTTCAACATGCTCAACAAGTCTCCTAACATGGGTGGAGGTCCAGGTCCCAGGCTACCACTACCAAGCTCAGCAGAACAGCTGAGGAAAGTGGCCCGGCTTGGGGGCCTACAGACCAACACCTCCATGGCCCAGCTGCTTCAGTCCATGAGCAACCACAACAACCACCATAACCAGCACCAAGGCCCTGTAGGCCCCCCAGGACCTGGTCAGATGCACTACAGCGATGTGGCTGGGGTCATGCCTCCTGGAGCCTCCCAGCAGCAGAGCCTACTGGCCCAACAGAGGATGCTAGGCCAAGGGGAGGGTCAAGGTATGTACTGCCGGAGTATAGACTCTGGAGGCCCTCATTCTCACAGCCCTCGGTTCCCAGGGTTGATGAACCAGATCCAAGCCAATTCTTTGGTGAACTGTGGCCCTCTGGGGCCCGGTGGACAAGTGGGCCTTGGCCCAGGGAACATGCCCCTGAGCCACCatcctaacactaacccaccaccaCTGTCCCACCCAAGTCAACATCTACATCCGCAGCatcagcagcagcacagtcaccTTCACGCTGCGCTGGGAAGGACTAGTATGTCAGGAATGACACTCGGCAACAATGATGGGAGTTGTGGTCCAATCATCTCGGAGCCAG GAGACCCATCTAACCTCGTAAACTGCAGCATGACCAGCCTCCAGCCCCACGTCATCAACAGCTCCAGCGGTGGTACCCAGGTGTTCCAGCAGCGTCATGCCCAGCAGCAGCAGCTTCATCAGGGCATTCAGCGGGCCATGCAGGGCCTCCCTCCTGGCTACCAGGGCTCACAGCAACCTGGCTTCCCTGAAAACAACAACTCCTCCAACGCCCACCCTATGGCCTGCCTGTTCCAGAACTTCCAG GGGTGTTTGCCAGACAACAGCATTTCAGTCCCTCACTCACAGATGATCTCTCAGTCTGgtatgacatcacttcctgagTCTCAGGGGATGCTGTCACACACCCAGTTTGGTGTCAGCCAACAGGAGATGCAACAGACTCAGGGAGAGGGGCTTCCCCCAGGGATGCACGGCTCTGATAGGCTACCCAGCGGAGGGGTGGAGTCTGTAGATGCCATCTACAGGGCTGTGGTGGATGCGGCCAGTAAAGGAATGCATGTAGTCATCACCACCACGGTTAGTGGCACTACCCAGTCCAGCCCGGTACCCACTCTCAGCACCATGACTGCCTTCACTAACTCCGTAGGGGAGCAGGTCAGCATCAACCACAACCTCCCTCACAGCCATGCTGCAGTCAGCCATAGTGGCCACCGGGTGGCGCACCAGGAGGGGGAGCAGACACCGACCCTGAGCCAACAGCCCAGACCCAGGCAGGTCAGAGCAGGACGGCCCCGGAAGCACTCTGGTCAGGGGAAGAGTACTGTTAGCATCCCCGAGGGTCAGGGAGCACTTCCAGAGGCCTCCCACCAGGACTACTTCAGATCCCCAGGCCATGGCACCCCCAGGGGGCAGTGGGAAGGCGAGACTGGGTACTCCGGAAGTCTGGACAGAGGTCACACGGCATGGGGCGGTGAGGAGTTCCTAGAGTGCTCCACTCATGTCCGCAGCAGCCCCTGTATGGAGAGACCTGGGAGTCTTGCTCCTGCACCCCCCTGTCCAGCCGACAGCTCCCCCCACGAAGGTCACCACCACTCTCTCCCCGTCCCCTCAGACAAGGCCTTCCTGGAGGATGGATTCAACCGCTTCAACAACTGCAACCGGACGGCCGTGAACATCGTTAACTACAAAGAGAGGTTGGATCAGACTGTGGAGAGATGCGCCCATATGAACGGAGGTGGCGTCGGACCCCCCCAGGTCCAGTTCTCTCTACGGGGGTACGGTGTGTCTGACCCCCTCGGCCCCCCCAGACAGGGGGACCTAACCGGGGACGACCAGTCTCCCAGCTCCTCCACCAGCCTGGAGGGTCCGTTGGTTAAAGAGTACGTGGGCCACTACAACGGTCACTTCAACGGAGGCTGTGTCCCCAGCCCGTCTGACACCAAGTCCCTGAGCAGCGAGGAGGACCTGAGGCAGCCGGACAGCCCATCGTCAGAGATGCTCCACTATAGACCCAGGACGTTTAACATGGGGGATCTGGTCTGGGGACAGGGCTTTAAAGGGTTCCCATCCTGGCCTGGTAAACTGTCAGGGGAGGAGGCGGGGCACAACCATCACCATGGCAGCCTGCAGCTCAGAGAGGACAGCAAGGTGAGATGTCTTCAGAGACAG GTGGAGACTGAGAAGCTGAAAACACTGTCACATGACCTAGAGGCCCTTGACAGAGCGACCAAGAGGAACAGAAA AGCTGGGAAGTTGAATAATCATTTAGAAGCTGCTATACATGAGGCCATGAGTGAGCTGGACAAGATGTCAGGGACT GTTCATCAGATCCCttccagagacagacaggtgaagCTGCCCAAGCCCAAGAGGAGAAAGATCTCCAGATAA
- the LOC110496975 gene encoding methyl-CpG-binding domain protein 5 isoform X2, producing the protein MNGGKDYKGGVSEGVGHTAPVQVPIGWHRKVDPTNGVLYISPSGSVLSCLDQVKSYLLTDGTCKCGLECPLILPKVFNFDPGAAVKQRTAEDVRADEDVTKLCIHKRKLLAVATLHKTMALPHPALTLTSPGGGTSSTSMAPSHSTNPRAIRNTSHQSPLPNSVVPNCKNPFKMMMAAAAGHRHFPQELGGPPQQLELYPGYPNRQQRLSSEPGPRSSYCSGYGSMLSPGGPGSQLYGPRDGSPLSPSLRSDPLGSPDGFRNNPCGFPGATSSSPIHGANRTPLSPPGMLLHGSPTGTQTSCAMAGRTSTPLSPTATAKSPVMMKKPVCNFPRSPSMDISIRPPFHLNTQPSAPHPGPPSAIPPSCTLQKKQMTSEKDPLGILDPIPSKPSISISQTNSKTNSNFHPSVHSSQVPMMNVNMNNHPPPAIVPLPSNLPLPTVKPGPVGHSHGGHMQRTQHQTSITTSMSPSPVTSPVHMSGPVLGSRMEASPQRSRSSSTSSDHGSFAMPSGPSQGPCGGMKAPPRSPRPAMPINMPSSPSSAKPDSHPLHQYKDLPSQLLVEMSNQNAINTQHNNPGMYPSATSSGPSIAAPHQAQNQKGQNHPGLLGMPLNQIVNQQNAASFPASSLLSAAAKAQLANQNKHGDNSSETGSRGGGPGRVDGNGGSSGVGHPSGPLSGIERPRSSTLNPMLPPNPTMPSTAEAAAAGGQSGRAALRDKLMAQQRDRGDPLLRKRKQQPPGPPPPNNSLNHHDSMVFNMLNKSPNMGGGPGPRLPLPSSAEQLRKVARLGGLQTNTSMAQLLQSMSNHNNHHNQHQGPVGPPGPGQMHYSDVAGVMPPGASQQQSLLAQQRMLGQGEGQGMYCRSIDSGGPHSHSPRFPGLMNQIQANSLVNCGPLGPGGQVGLGPGNMPLSHHPNTNPPPLSHPSQHLHPQHQQQHSHLHAALGRTSMSGMTLGNNDGSCGPIISEPGDPSNLVNCSMTSLQPHVINSSSGGTQVFQQRHAQQQQLHQGIQRAMQGLPPGYQGSQQPGFPENNNSSNAHPMACLFQNFQGCLPDNSISVPHSQMISQSGMTSLPESQGMLSHTQFGVSQQEMQQTQGEGLPPGMHGSDRLPSGGVESVDAIYRAVVDAASKGMHVVITTTVSGTTQSSPVPTLSTMTAFTNSVGEQVSINHNLPHSHAAVSHSGHRVAHQEGEQTPTLSQQPRPRQVRAGRPRKHSGQGKSTVSIPEGQGALPEASHQDYFRSPGHGTPRGQWEGETGYSGSLDRGHTAWGGEEFLECSTHVRSSPCMERPGSLAPAPPCPADSSPHEGHHHSLPVPSDKAFLEDGFNRFNNCNRTAVNIVNYKERLDQTVERCAHMNGGGVGPPQVQFSLRGYGVSDPLGPPRQGDLTGDDQSPSSSTSLEGPLVKEYVGHYNGHFNGGCVPSPSDTKSLSSEEDLRQPDSPSSEMLHYRPRTFNMGDLVWGQGFKGFPSWPGKLSGEEAGHNHHHGSLQLREDSKVETEKLKTLSHDLEALDRATKRNRKAGKLNNHLEAAIHEAMSELDKMSGTVHQIPSRDRQVKLPKPKRRKISR; encoded by the exons ATGAATGGAGGAAAGGACTATAAGGGAGGGGTCTCAGAGGGGGTGGGGCATACAGCCCCTGTCCAGGTCCCTATTGGCTGGCATCGCAAGGTGGATCCAACTAATGGAGTCCTCTACATCAG TCCCAGTGGCTCGGTGCTGTCCTGTCTAGACCAGGTGAAGAGCTACCTGCTCACAGACGGGACCTGCAAGTGTGGCCTGGAGTGCCCACTCATCCTCCCAAAG GTGTTTAACTTTGATCCGGGGGCTGCCGTTAAACAGAGGACGGCAGAGGACGTGAGGGCAGATGAAGACGTCACCAAGCTGTGTATCCATAAGAGAAAGCTGCTGGCTGTGGCCACTCTACACAAAACTATGGCGCTACCACACCCTGCTCTGACCCTTACCAGTCCCGGTGGAGGTACAA gtTCAACATCAATGGCCCCGTCACATTCCACGAATCCCCGAGCAATACGGAATACATCTCACCAGTCACCGCTACCCAACTCTGTGGTTCCCAACTGCAAGAACCCTTTCAAAATGATGATGGCGGCTGCAGCAGGTCACCGGCACTTTCCCCAAGAGCTAGGAGGTCCACCCCAGCAGCTGGAGCTTTACCCTGGTTATCCCAACAGACAGCAGAGACTGAGCAGTGAGCCTGGGCCCAGGTCTTCGTACTGCTCTGGCTATGGTAGCATGCTGAGTCCAGGGGGCCCCGGCTCCCAGCTCTATGGGCCCAGGGACGGGTCACCACTCTCCCCTAGCCTCAGGTCTGATCCTCTGGGGAGCCCAGATGGGTTTAGAAACAACCCCTGTGGCTTCCCTGGAGCCACCAGCTCCAGCCCCATCCACGGGGCCAACAGAACGCCTCTCTCCCCACCAGGGATGCTCCTCCACGGTTCTCCGACTGGGACCCAGACGTCCTGCGCTATGGCAGGAAGGACTAGCACACCCCTCTCCCCTACCGCCACTGCCAAAAGCCCAGTCATGATGAAGAAGCCTGTGTGTAACTTCCCCAGATCCCCCAGTATGGATATTTCCATACGACCACCGTTTCACCTCAATACACAGCCCAGCGCCCCACACCCTGGCCCCCCGTCTGCCATACCTCCCTCCTGTACCCTCCAGAAAAAGCAGATGACCTCTGAAAAGGACCCGTTAGGCATCCTAGACCCCATCCCCAGCAAGCCTAGCATCAGTATCAGCCAGACAAACTCCAAAACAAACTCCAACTTCCACCCTAGTGTCCACTCCTCTCAGGTACCAATGATGAATGTAAACATGAACAACCACCCTCCTCCCGCCATTGTCCCCTTGCCAAGCAacctccctctccccactgtcAAACCCGGCCCAGTGGGCCACAGCCATGGAGGTCACATGCAGAGGACTCAACATCAGACCTCCATAACCACCTCCATGTCCCCCTCCCCCGTCACCTCCCCAGTCCACATGTCAGGCCCTGTCCTGGGCAGCAGGATGGAGGCCTCTCCCCAGCGCTCtcgctcctcctccacctcctcggACCATGGGAGCTTTGCCATGCCCTCAGGCCCCAGTCAGGGTCCGTGTGGCGGGATGAAGGCTCCTCCTCGCTCCCCCCGGCCCGCCATGCCCATTAACATGCCCTCCAGCCCCTCCTCTGCCAAGCCTGACTCACACCCACTTCACCAGTACAAAGACCTACCCAGTCAGCTGCTGGTTGAGATGAGTAACCAGAACGCTATCAACACCCAGCACAACAACCCCGGCATGTACCCCTCTGCCACCTCCTCTGGCCCCTCCATCGCTGCTCCTCACCAGGCCCAGAACCAGAAGGGACAGAACCACCCAGGACTGTTAGGGATGCCCCTCAACCAGATCGTGAACCAGCAGAATGCTGCGTCCTTCCCCGCCAGCAGCCTACTGTCAGCAGCAGCCAAAGCACAGCTAGCAAATCAAAACAAACACGGTGACAACAGCAGTGAGACTGGCAGTAGAGGTGGAGGCCCAGGTAGGGTTGatggtaatggtggtagtagtggagttGGGCATCCCAGTGGCCCTCTCAGCGGCATAGAGAGGCCCAGAAGCAGCACTTTAAACCCCATGCTTCCCCCTAACCCCACCATGCCCTCCACTgcggaagcagcagcagcagggggcCAGAGCGGTCGGGCTGCCCTCCGGGACAAGCTCATGGcccagcagagagacagaggagacccCCTGCTCCGTAAGCGCAAGCAGCAGCCGCCAGGCCCACCACCGCCCAACAACTCCCTCAACCACCACGACAGCATGGTCTTCAACATGCTCAACAAGTCTCCTAACATGGGTGGAGGTCCAGGTCCCAGGCTACCACTACCAAGCTCAGCAGAACAGCTGAGGAAAGTGGCCCGGCTTGGGGGCCTACAGACCAACACCTCCATGGCCCAGCTGCTTCAGTCCATGAGCAACCACAACAACCACCATAACCAGCACCAAGGCCCTGTAGGCCCCCCAGGACCTGGTCAGATGCACTACAGCGATGTGGCTGGGGTCATGCCTCCTGGAGCCTCCCAGCAGCAGAGCCTACTGGCCCAACAGAGGATGCTAGGCCAAGGGGAGGGTCAAGGTATGTACTGCCGGAGTATAGACTCTGGAGGCCCTCATTCTCACAGCCCTCGGTTCCCAGGGTTGATGAACCAGATCCAAGCCAATTCTTTGGTGAACTGTGGCCCTCTGGGGCCCGGTGGACAAGTGGGCCTTGGCCCAGGGAACATGCCCCTGAGCCACCatcctaacactaacccaccaccaCTGTCCCACCCAAGTCAACATCTACATCCGCAGCatcagcagcagcacagtcaccTTCACGCTGCGCTGGGAAGGACTAGTATGTCAGGAATGACACTCGGCAACAATGATGGGAGTTGTGGTCCAATCATCTCGGAGCCAG GAGACCCATCTAACCTCGTAAACTGCAGCATGACCAGCCTCCAGCCCCACGTCATCAACAGCTCCAGCGGTGGTACCCAGGTGTTCCAGCAGCGTCATGCCCAGCAGCAGCAGCTTCATCAGGGCATTCAGCGGGCCATGCAGGGCCTCCCTCCTGGCTACCAGGGCTCACAGCAACCTGGCTTCCCTGAAAACAACAACTCCTCCAACGCCCACCCTATGGCCTGCCTGTTCCAGAACTTCCAG GGGTGTTTGCCAGACAACAGCATTTCAGTCCCTCACTCACAGATGATCTCTCAGTCTGgtatgacatcacttcctgagTCTCAGGGGATGCTGTCACACACCCAGTTTGGTGTCAGCCAACAGGAGATGCAACAGACTCAGGGAGAGGGGCTTCCCCCAGGGATGCACGGCTCTGATAGGCTACCCAGCGGAGGGGTGGAGTCTGTAGATGCCATCTACAGGGCTGTGGTGGATGCGGCCAGTAAAGGAATGCATGTAGTCATCACCACCACGGTTAGTGGCACTACCCAGTCCAGCCCGGTACCCACTCTCAGCACCATGACTGCCTTCACTAACTCCGTAGGGGAGCAGGTCAGCATCAACCACAACCTCCCTCACAGCCATGCTGCAGTCAGCCATAGTGGCCACCGGGTGGCGCACCAGGAGGGGGAGCAGACACCGACCCTGAGCCAACAGCCCAGACCCAGGCAGGTCAGAGCAGGACGGCCCCGGAAGCACTCTGGTCAGGGGAAGAGTACTGTTAGCATCCCCGAGGGTCAGGGAGCACTTCCAGAGGCCTCCCACCAGGACTACTTCAGATCCCCAGGCCATGGCACCCCCAGGGGGCAGTGGGAAGGCGAGACTGGGTACTCCGGAAGTCTGGACAGAGGTCACACGGCATGGGGCGGTGAGGAGTTCCTAGAGTGCTCCACTCATGTCCGCAGCAGCCCCTGTATGGAGAGACCTGGGAGTCTTGCTCCTGCACCCCCCTGTCCAGCCGACAGCTCCCCCCACGAAGGTCACCACCACTCTCTCCCCGTCCCCTCAGACAAGGCCTTCCTGGAGGATGGATTCAACCGCTTCAACAACTGCAACCGGACGGCCGTGAACATCGTTAACTACAAAGAGAGGTTGGATCAGACTGTGGAGAGATGCGCCCATATGAACGGAGGTGGCGTCGGACCCCCCCAGGTCCAGTTCTCTCTACGGGGGTACGGTGTGTCTGACCCCCTCGGCCCCCCCAGACAGGGGGACCTAACCGGGGACGACCAGTCTCCCAGCTCCTCCACCAGCCTGGAGGGTCCGTTGGTTAAAGAGTACGTGGGCCACTACAACGGTCACTTCAACGGAGGCTGTGTCCCCAGCCCGTCTGACACCAAGTCCCTGAGCAGCGAGGAGGACCTGAGGCAGCCGGACAGCCCATCGTCAGAGATGCTCCACTATAGACCCAGGACGTTTAACATGGGGGATCTGGTCTGGGGACAGGGCTTTAAAGGGTTCCCATCCTGGCCTGGTAAACTGTCAGGGGAGGAGGCGGGGCACAACCATCACCATGGCAGCCTGCAGCTCAGAGAGGACAGCAAG GTGGAGACTGAGAAGCTGAAAACACTGTCACATGACCTAGAGGCCCTTGACAGAGCGACCAAGAGGAACAGAAA AGCTGGGAAGTTGAATAATCATTTAGAAGCTGCTATACATGAGGCCATGAGTGAGCTGGACAAGATGTCAGGGACT GTTCATCAGATCCCttccagagacagacaggtgaagCTGCCCAAGCCCAAGAGGAGAAAGATCTCCAGATAA